From one Quercus lobata isolate SW786 unplaced genomic scaffold, ValleyOak3.0 Primary Assembly Scq3eQI_2005, whole genome shotgun sequence genomic stretch:
- the LOC115973657 gene encoding E3 ubiquitin-protein ligase ZNF598-like, with translation MDDSCVVCAETLLWVAYGSCGHREVCSTCVIRLRFICDDRRCCLCKSESNIIFVTKALGDYTRMINDFSVFPADPIEGQVGQYWYHEGTQAYFDDMDHYKMIKAMCRLSCIVCDKKNEQRNEGSKRRAGFKNIEQLRGHLFHQHRLFMCSLCLEGRKVRYVCMK, from the exons ATGGATGATAGCTGCGTTGTCTGTGCTGAGACACTTTTGTGGGTTGCATATGGATCATGTGGCCATCGGGAGGTCTGCTCCACCTGTGTCATTCGTCTCCGTTTCATCTGTGATGATCGTCGTTGCTGCCTTTGCAAGTCTGAATCAAATATCATCTTTGTCACTAAG GCTTTAGGAGATTATACAAGGATGATTAAtgacttttcagtttttccaGCTGATCCAATAGAGGGTCAAGTTGGACAATATTGGTATCATGAAGGAACACAAGCATATTTTGATGATATGGATCACTACAAGATGATAAAGGCCATGTGCAGACTATCATGCATTGTTTGTGataagaaaaatgaacaaaGGAATGAAGGGTCAAAGAGGAGAGCAGGGTTCAAGAACATTGAGCAGCTGAGAGGCCATTTGTTCCACCAACATAGGCTGTTCATGTGCAGTCTATGTTTGGAAGGTAGGAAGGTGAGATATGTTTGCATGAAATAA